ACCCACGACCCCGAGATTACAAATCACGTGCTCTGGCCAACTGAGCTATATCGGCATTCACAAATTCGCACCCGCTTGGCCATTGTTTTTCCAGTGCGAAACGGGTGCAAATTTAGAGATTAATTTCGAAATAAAAAAATATTACTGCATTTTTTTATTTTGTCCGTGTTTTTTCTTTTGTTTTCAACAACTGCTTTGCCAAAGCATCTACAGCCATATCTACAGCCTCCTCGAAAGTATCGGCTATCTTACTCGAGAAAATATCATCCGATTTCGGGACGAGCAGCTTAATACCTGCTTCTTTATTTTGTACAGCTTCGGGTTTTACCACTTTCAGGTTAACCTCTGCAGCAATAATATCATCACAATACTGATTAAGCTTGGAAACTTTTTTCTGAATAAAATTTTCCAACTGAGTAGAAGCATCGAAATGAATCGATTGAATTCTAATTTCCATAATTACCTCCTTTTTTATCGGCCCGGGGATGAGCCTGTTTGTAACTTTTTTTCAATTCCTCGAACGTAATGTGCGTATACACTTCGGTAGATGCGAGAGAACTGTGCCCGAGCAACTCCTTCACGCTGTTCAATTCAGCCCCGTTATTCAGCATCGCAGAAGCGAATGTATGGCGCAATACATGGGGACTTCTTTTGGTAAGTGAACAAACCGAACTCAAATATCGGGTAATTACCCTATAGACAAGCTGCGGATAAAGCGGTTCTCCATTTTCCCGAACTAAGAAACTACCAGTAGCACCACCAGCTTTCTCATTCCGAATATCGACATACACTCTTATCATATCCCTTAATTCTTTACCGAAAGGAATGATTCGCTGTTTATCCCTTTTACCGGTTACTTTCAGCGAACAGGAATCCAAATCGACATCCGTATCCTGCAAACCGATCATTTCGGAACGACGCATTCCGGTCGAATACAACAACCCGATCATAAGCCTATCACGAACGGCATTAAAACCGGTTCCGAAATCGACTTCATCAAGAAGTAAATCCATTTCTTCCTGTTTTACAAACGAAGGAAGCCTTTTTCGAATCTTAGGCAACTGTATATTCCGAATCGGAGTATCAGGAATAACCTTCTGCAATACCAAAAACTTAAAGAACGAACGCAGTGCAGAAATCTTACGCCCGACCGACCGTGGCAAATCCCCTTCTTTAACCAGCGAAACGATCCAGTTTCTTACCTGATCTCTGTCGGTTTGTTCTGGGCGAAATTCACCGGTCTCACGCACTACATAGTCTCTAAACTGAAATAAATCATTTTTATAAGACAGAACGGTATGAGAAGAATAATTCTTCTCATACCGAATATATCTTAAAAATGATTCAATCAACATAAAGAGCGTTGTTTATATCTAACGCTACGAATATAACAAAAAGAATTCAATCTTCCAACCTCAGAAGGCTTTTTATTCTTCAGTTTGCTGCAATTTCTGAATGTAAATAGCGCGCATCACTTTTTTAC
This DNA window, taken from Coprobacter tertius, encodes the following:
- the hpf gene encoding ribosome hibernation-promoting factor, HPF/YfiA family codes for the protein MEIRIQSIHFDASTQLENFIQKKVSKLNQYCDDIIAAEVNLKVVKPEAVQNKEAGIKLLVPKSDDIFSSKIADTFEEAVDMAVDALAKQLLKTKEKTRTK
- a CDS encoding tyrosine recombinase XerC, with translation MLIESFLRYIRYEKNYSSHTVLSYKNDLFQFRDYVVRETGEFRPEQTDRDQVRNWIVSLVKEGDLPRSVGRKISALRSFFKFLVLQKVIPDTPIRNIQLPKIRKRLPSFVKQEEMDLLLDEVDFGTGFNAVRDRLMIGLLYSTGMRRSEMIGLQDTDVDLDSCSLKVTGKRDKQRIIPFGKELRDMIRVYVDIRNEKAGGATGSFLVRENGEPLYPQLVYRVITRYLSSVCSLTKRSPHVLRHTFASAMLNNGAELNSVKELLGHSSLASTEVYTHITFEELKKSYKQAHPRADKKGGNYGN